Proteins encoded within one genomic window of Parolsenella massiliensis:
- a CDS encoding L,D-transpeptidase family protein, with protein sequence MANRFGGGKAAKGKHAAGAHAAGQVVGAGAVDSGEKKAGAGKVVLIALGVIVGLLALVYLLGVLAFSFVIMPNTTVDGADVSLKFASEVAADKAEGIGAFQAQVVGDGFSLTLRGQDVDLAFDKDAYASALIAQQHALSWPLHIAQHHELQGDNGATFDADKLSSQLGSAIDEFNASATQPTNATIAFDDKTQEYVVVPEQVGTALDLNATTELVGNGLKGLSRRISLDSSCLSQPTVKSDDPNLATAAQSANRFMSADIPLTLNGQAAGEVTRAQISSWITLGEDLNATLDDAKLVEWVKSEVAAKYDTRGAARTYTRPDGKTVTVEATGSNHWNDAYGWVTDEDALAVSLKQAVEAGSTDAIEIPTKGTAQAAPDAGLKDWGNRYIDIDLAEQHVRMYDDSGALVWESDCVTGDHAQGHDTPTGVYTINSYRASGDVELRGTIDPATNQPEYISHVSYWMPFIGNSWALHDASWRSRFGSDIYQYAGSHGCVNLPSDKAKELYGLCKVGDVVVVHN encoded by the coding sequence ATGGCGAACAGGTTCGGCGGCGGAAAGGCCGCGAAGGGCAAGCATGCGGCTGGCGCCCATGCCGCTGGTCAGGTTGTCGGCGCGGGAGCCGTCGACTCTGGCGAGAAGAAGGCGGGCGCTGGCAAGGTCGTCCTCATCGCCCTTGGCGTCATCGTGGGACTTCTCGCCCTCGTCTACCTGCTTGGCGTGCTTGCGTTCTCGTTCGTGATCATGCCGAACACGACGGTCGACGGCGCCGACGTCTCGCTCAAGTTCGCCTCGGAGGTCGCCGCGGACAAGGCCGAGGGCATCGGTGCCTTCCAGGCCCAGGTCGTGGGGGACGGCTTCAGCCTCACCCTTCGCGGCCAGGACGTCGACCTGGCGTTTGACAAGGACGCCTACGCCAGTGCCCTCATCGCGCAGCAGCATGCGCTCTCCTGGCCCCTCCACATCGCGCAGCACCACGAGCTTCAGGGCGACAACGGCGCCACGTTCGACGCCGACAAGCTCTCCTCGCAGCTTGGCTCTGCCATCGACGAGTTCAACGCGAGCGCCACGCAGCCCACGAACGCCACGATTGCCTTCGACGACAAGACCCAGGAGTACGTCGTCGTCCCCGAGCAGGTTGGCACGGCGCTTGACCTCAACGCCACGACCGAGCTCGTGGGCAACGGCCTCAAGGGCCTCTCTCGCCGCATCTCGCTCGACAGCTCCTGCCTCTCCCAGCCCACGGTGAAGTCAGACGACCCGAACCTGGCCACGGCCGCCCAGAGCGCCAATCGCTTCATGTCGGCCGACATCCCACTTACGCTGAACGGGCAGGCGGCCGGAGAGGTCACGCGCGCCCAGATCTCTTCGTGGATCACCCTTGGCGAGGACCTCAACGCCACGCTTGACGACGCCAAGCTTGTCGAGTGGGTCAAGAGCGAGGTTGCGGCCAAGTACGACACCCGAGGCGCCGCCCGCACCTACACGCGCCCGGACGGCAAGACCGTCACGGTCGAGGCAACCGGCTCGAACCACTGGAACGACGCCTATGGCTGGGTGACGGACGAGGACGCCCTCGCCGTCTCCCTCAAGCAGGCCGTCGAGGCGGGCTCCACCGACGCCATCGAGATTCCCACGAAGGGCACGGCCCAGGCCGCCCCCGATGCCGGGCTCAAGGACTGGGGCAACCGCTACATCGACATCGACCTCGCCGAGCAGCACGTGCGCATGTACGACGACTCCGGCGCGCTCGTCTGGGAGAGCGACTGCGTCACCGGCGACCACGCGCAGGGCCACGACACGCCCACCGGCGTCTACACGATCAACAGCTATCGGGCCTCCGGAGACGTGGAGCTGCGCGGCACCATCGACCCGGCGACGAACCAGCCCGAGTACATCAGCCACGTGAGCTACTGGATGCCGTTCATCGGCAACTCCTGGGCGCTTCATGACGCCAGCTGGCGTAGCAGGTTTGGCAGCGACATCTACCAGTACGCCGGCAGCCACGGCTGCGTGAACCTCCCGAGCGACAAGGCCAAGGAACTGTATGGCCTGTGCAAGGTGGGCGACGTCGTGGTCGTTCATAATTAG
- the ftsH gene encoding ATP-dependent zinc metalloprotease FtsH: MDNKKKRQSMILYVIIAIAAIVALNSVVYPSIERATVKDVSYSEFIDMVDDDQVGEVSLDTGSGKITFTSKSDGSVTYRTNEWPSDDTLAERLNKHNVTYSAQIADQSSGIWTYVLLVYGVPILLAIAGGVWLNRRMKKAMGQDGPSMNFGGNGFGMGGGLGKSHAKEVKGEETGVKFADVAGQDEAKESLQEIVGFLKNPGKYNDIGARCPRGALLVGPPGTGKTLLAKAVAGEAGVPFFQIAGSEFVEMFVGRGAAKVRDLFKQAKEKAPCIIFIDEIDAVGKKRDGSLNSNDEREQTLNQLLSEMDGFDNQKGIVVLAATNRPESLDQALLRPGRFDRRIPVELPDLAGREAILKIHANDVKMEGGIDLGVIARSTPGASGADLANIINESALRAVRFGRKRVSQEDLVESVDVVIAGEKKKSTVLSEHEKEVVSYHETGHAIVAAAQKGSAPVSKITIVPRTSGALGFTMQVEEDEHFLTTRQEAKNKIAVLCGGRAAEELIFGEMTTGASNDIEKATSIARAMVTQYGMSDKFGMVALGQQRNRYLGGGAELTCSEGTAQQIDAEVQRLVEEGHQQAIDTLKAHRFKLHEIAHYLQKKETITGDEFMNMLTRDDGFAPTLPKTE, encoded by the coding sequence ATGGACAACAAGAAGAAACGACAGTCGATGATCCTGTACGTGATCATCGCGATTGCGGCCATCGTGGCGCTCAACTCGGTCGTGTACCCGAGCATCGAGCGGGCCACGGTCAAGGACGTAAGCTACAGCGAGTTCATCGACATGGTCGATGATGACCAGGTGGGCGAGGTCTCGCTCGACACGGGCTCCGGCAAGATCACGTTCACCTCCAAGTCGGACGGCTCGGTGACCTACCGCACCAACGAGTGGCCCAGCGACGACACGCTCGCCGAGCGCCTCAACAAGCACAACGTCACCTACTCGGCCCAGATCGCCGACCAGAGCTCGGGCATCTGGACGTACGTGCTGCTCGTCTACGGCGTGCCCATACTGCTGGCCATCGCGGGCGGCGTTTGGCTCAACCGCCGCATGAAGAAGGCCATGGGCCAGGACGGCCCGTCCATGAACTTTGGCGGCAACGGCTTTGGCATGGGCGGAGGCCTGGGCAAGAGCCACGCCAAGGAGGTCAAGGGCGAGGAGACGGGCGTCAAGTTCGCCGACGTCGCCGGCCAGGACGAGGCCAAGGAGTCCCTGCAGGAGATCGTCGGGTTCCTCAAGAACCCCGGCAAGTACAACGACATCGGTGCACGCTGCCCCCGTGGCGCGCTGCTCGTTGGCCCCCCGGGCACGGGCAAGACGCTGCTCGCCAAGGCCGTCGCCGGCGAGGCAGGCGTCCCGTTCTTCCAGATCGCGGGCTCCGAGTTCGTCGAGATGTTCGTCGGCCGCGGTGCCGCGAAGGTCCGCGACCTGTTCAAGCAGGCCAAGGAGAAGGCCCCCTGCATCATCTTCATCGACGAGATCGACGCCGTGGGCAAGAAGCGTGACGGCTCGCTCAACTCCAATGACGAGCGCGAGCAGACGCTCAACCAGCTGCTCTCCGAGATGGACGGCTTCGACAACCAGAAGGGCATCGTCGTGCTCGCCGCGACGAACCGCCCCGAGTCGCTCGACCAGGCGCTGCTGCGCCCCGGCCGTTTCGACCGCCGGATCCCCGTCGAGCTGCCGGACCTCGCCGGCCGTGAGGCCATCCTCAAGATCCATGCGAACGACGTCAAGATGGAGGGCGGCATCGACCTCGGCGTCATCGCCCGCTCCACTCCCGGCGCCTCTGGCGCGGACCTCGCGAACATCATCAACGAGAGCGCCCTGCGCGCCGTCCGCTTTGGTCGCAAGCGCGTGAGCCAGGAGGACCTCGTCGAGTCCGTCGACGTTGTCATCGCCGGAGAGAAGAAGAAGTCCACGGTGCTGTCCGAGCACGAGAAGGAGGTCGTCTCCTACCACGAGACCGGCCACGCCATCGTCGCCGCCGCACAGAAGGGCTCGGCTCCCGTCTCCAAGATCACGATCGTGCCGCGCACGAGCGGCGCGCTCGGCTTCACCATGCAGGTCGAGGAGGACGAGCACTTCCTCACGACGCGCCAGGAGGCCAAGAACAAGATCGCGGTGCTGTGCGGAGGCCGTGCCGCCGAGGAGCTCATCTTTGGCGAGATGACCACCGGCGCGAGCAATGACATCGAGAAGGCCACGAGCATCGCGCGTGCCATGGTGACCCAGTACGGCATGTCCGACAAGTTCGGCATGGTGGCGCTTGGCCAGCAGCGCAACCGCTACCTTGGCGGCGGTGCCGAGCTCACGTGCTCTGAGGGCACGGCCCAACAGATCGACGCGGAGGTCCAGCGCCTTGTTGAGGAGGGCCACCAGCAGGCCATCGACACGCTCAAGGCCCACCGCTTCAAGCTGCATGAGATTGCTCACTACCTCCAGAAGAAGGAGACAATCACGGGCGACGAGTTCATGAACATGCTCACCCGTGACGACGGGTTCGCGCCCACGCTGCCCAAGACGGAGTAG
- the ileS gene encoding isoleucine--tRNA ligase encodes MANEYKKTMNLPSTSFPMRASLATREPERLKVWRENNVYELARKKNAGHDKFVLHDGPPYANGPIHIGHAMNKVSKDIINRYWMMQGRDVPYVPGWDCHGQPIEHKVEEKVGTKKFNEMPTSEIREMCNKFAVENIELQKSGFRRLGVLADWDHPYLTLYHQHDAADIEVFKAMFDKGMVYRGHKPVHWCTHCHTALAEAEIEYGDEVSPAIFVRFEMTTTPAGLEAWAGKLFVDIWTTTPWTLPADDAVILHPEATYVAVKHDGAAELMAEALVERDCAKFGYGEVELVRDENGEPWRMTGEQLCHNKYKQPIFGDQGVEGEFIYADYVTLDDGTGIVHSAPGHGVDDYNAGCRFGIPVVMPVDDDGRFYVGDTMGTGGPWSGMEVNEANPKIIEWLRERGMLILHEDINHSYPHCWRCHQPVLFRATDQWFISMDKTGLRAEALDTIQNKVAWYPEHAKNRIGAMVEGRPDWCISRQRNWGVPIPSFTCEDCGETVMNDAALDAVIKLFHEKGSDAWFTDKPEDYLGEACVCPKCGSHHLKAGKDILDVWWDSGVSWKAVCEFRDELRYPADMYLEGSDQHRGWFQSSLLTSLGANDIAPYKAVVSQGFTLDGQGRKMSKSLGNVIDPNKVCAEMGADILRLWVASTDTSHDVAVDHEILARTSDAYRRFRNTFRFLLGELEGQFDPEHDLVPVDEMQSYDRLVLARACEMHEKVSEAYAGYRFYQVYRALYDFVVTELSNGYLNATKDRMYCDEPGAKSRRSAQTCWYYLLEMLLRDLQPILSFTTDEVMAHLPESARDGQTYAALLDWWNAPLTHEQVEALLPEYNVMLEARGAFTKANEAALAAGVVSEKTSQATRCVLTLPAEQLELVRGSEDMLAEAFICSEVELSCADELACEVLPAHGEKCPRCWNWRPLGADGLCCRCSHAVSVAGAAE; translated from the coding sequence ATGGCAAACGAGTACAAGAAGACAATGAACCTCCCGTCCACGAGCTTCCCGATGAGGGCAAGCCTCGCGACGCGCGAGCCCGAGCGCCTCAAGGTCTGGCGCGAGAACAACGTCTACGAGCTGGCACGCAAGAAGAACGCGGGCCACGACAAGTTCGTCCTGCACGATGGCCCCCCGTACGCCAACGGTCCCATCCACATCGGCCACGCCATGAACAAGGTGTCCAAGGACATCATCAACCGCTACTGGATGATGCAGGGCCGCGACGTGCCCTACGTCCCCGGTTGGGACTGCCACGGCCAGCCCATCGAGCACAAGGTCGAGGAGAAGGTCGGCACCAAGAAGTTCAACGAGATGCCCACCTCCGAGATCCGCGAGATGTGCAACAAGTTCGCCGTCGAGAACATCGAGCTCCAGAAGTCGGGCTTCCGTCGCCTGGGCGTGCTCGCCGACTGGGACCATCCCTACCTCACGCTCTACCACCAGCATGACGCCGCCGACATCGAGGTCTTCAAGGCCATGTTCGACAAGGGCATGGTCTATCGCGGCCACAAGCCCGTGCACTGGTGCACGCACTGCCACACGGCGCTCGCCGAGGCAGAGATCGAGTACGGCGACGAGGTAAGCCCCGCCATCTTCGTCCGCTTCGAGATGACGACCACCCCGGCCGGCCTCGAGGCCTGGGCCGGCAAGCTCTTCGTCGACATCTGGACGACGACCCCGTGGACCCTTCCCGCCGATGACGCCGTCATCCTCCACCCCGAGGCCACCTACGTCGCCGTCAAGCACGACGGCGCCGCCGAGCTCATGGCCGAGGCCCTCGTCGAGCGCGACTGCGCCAAGTTCGGCTACGGCGAGGTCGAGCTCGTCCGTGACGAGAACGGCGAGCCGTGGCGCATGACGGGCGAGCAGCTCTGCCACAACAAGTACAAGCAGCCGATCTTTGGCGACCAGGGCGTCGAGGGCGAGTTCATCTACGCCGACTACGTCACGCTCGACGACGGCACGGGCATCGTCCACTCCGCCCCCGGTCACGGCGTCGACGACTACAACGCCGGCTGCAGGTTCGGCATCCCCGTCGTCATGCCCGTCGACGATGACGGTCGCTTCTACGTGGGCGACACGATGGGCACGGGCGGCCCGTGGTCTGGCATGGAGGTCAACGAGGCCAACCCCAAGATCATCGAGTGGCTGCGCGAGCGCGGCATGCTGATCCTGCACGAGGACATCAACCACAGCTACCCGCACTGCTGGCGTTGCCACCAGCCCGTGCTGTTCCGCGCCACCGACCAGTGGTTCATCTCCATGGACAAGACGGGCCTGCGCGCCGAGGCCCTCGACACGATCCAGAATAAGGTCGCGTGGTATCCCGAGCACGCCAAGAACCGCATCGGCGCCATGGTCGAGGGGCGCCCGGACTGGTGCATCTCCCGCCAGCGCAACTGGGGTGTGCCCATCCCGAGCTTCACGTGCGAGGACTGCGGCGAGACCGTCATGAACGACGCCGCGCTCGACGCCGTCATCAAGCTCTTCCACGAGAAGGGCTCCGACGCCTGGTTCACCGACAAGCCCGAGGACTACCTCGGTGAGGCCTGCGTCTGCCCCAAGTGCGGCAGCCACCACCTCAAGGCCGGCAAGGACATCCTCGACGTCTGGTGGGACTCCGGCGTCTCCTGGAAGGCCGTCTGCGAGTTCCGCGACGAGCTCCGCTACCCTGCCGACATGTACCTCGAGGGTTCCGACCAGCACCGCGGCTGGTTCCAGAGCTCGCTGCTCACCTCGCTTGGCGCCAATGACATCGCCCCGTACAAGGCGGTCGTCTCCCAGGGCTTCACGCTCGACGGCCAGGGTCGCAAGATGAGCAAGTCGCTCGGCAACGTCATCGACCCCAACAAGGTCTGCGCCGAGATGGGCGCCGACATCCTGCGCCTGTGGGTCGCCTCGACCGACACGAGCCACGACGTCGCCGTCGACCACGAGATCCTTGCCCGCACCTCCGACGCCTATCGTCGCTTCCGCAACACGTTCCGTTTCCTGCTCGGCGAGCTCGAGGGCCAGTTCGACCCCGAGCACGACCTCGTGCCCGTCGACGAGATGCAGTCCTATGACCGCCTCGTGCTGGCGCGCGCCTGCGAGATGCACGAGAAGGTGAGCGAGGCCTATGCGGGATACCGCTTCTACCAGGTCTACCGCGCCCTGTATGACTTCGTCGTCACCGAGCTGTCCAATGGCTACCTCAACGCCACGAAGGACCGCATGTACTGTGACGAGCCGGGCGCCAAGAGCCGTCGCAGCGCGCAGACCTGCTGGTACTACCTGCTCGAGATGCTCCTCCGCGACCTCCAGCCCATCCTGTCGTTCACGACCGACGAGGTCATGGCTCACCTGCCCGAGAGCGCCCGTGACGGCCAGACGTATGCGGCGCTGCTCGACTGGTGGAACGCCCCGCTCACCCACGAGCAGGTCGAGGCGCTGCTTCCCGAGTACAACGTGATGCTCGAGGCCCGTGGCGCCTTCACGAAGGCCAACGAGGCCGCCCTTGCCGCTGGCGTCGTGTCCGAGAAGACGAGCCAGGCCACGCGCTGCGTCCTCACCCTGCCGGCCGAGCAGCTCGAGCTCGTTCGTGGCTCCGAGGACATGCTCGCCGAGGCCTTCATCTGCTCCGAGGTCGAGCTCTCCTGCGCAGACGAGCTCGCCTGCGAGGTTCTGCCCGCCCATGGCGAGAAGTGCCCGCGCTGCTGGAACTGGCGTCCCCTCGGCGCCGACGGCCTGTGCTGCCGCTGCAGCCACGCCGTCTCGGTCGCCGGTGCGGCGGAGTAG
- a CDS encoding fructose-1,6-bisphosphatase, translated as MTPAALDEQREKYLSLLSEKFPTCQAVYTEVINLEAILNLPKATEHFISDVHGDCEQFDHIINNCSGVIRERVRSVFRHRLTACEQAELCTLIYYPDEKLRRVAEAHLDTPTWYREALAQLIELARYLSDAYTRSKVRKAMPVAYAYIIDELLHASPGEASSRAAYHERIVDSIIETGSVCDFIRSLAALIKRLAVDHVHVVGDLFDRGAHGDAIVDRLMAYHSLDIQWGNHDICWMGAAAGSEACVATVVRNCVHYQTLDILEGSYGISLRELALFAEKTYADGDVLSPAEKAISVIMFKLTGQLIMRHPEFDMADRLLLGHIDLAAGKVRVEGRDLELSTRDLPTLDPKSPYELTGEERRVVDGLVESFTHSRRLRRHVDFLYEKGSVYLAYNNNLLFHGCVPMRPDGSFRPVRMGSRHVAGRAYLDACDRMARIAWHERTPEALDWMWYLWCGLGSPLCGRNIKTFERTFALDRSSWAEEQDPYFELACEAPACEHVLAEFGLSGGAAHIINGHTPVAQGRGESPVRGGGRRLVIDGGFCRAYHSKTGIAGYTLIVDAQGMRIKAHRPYDAIGDVVADRGDIYSDDDQLEVNARPLIVADTDTGAHIRSQIDDLTALLDAYRTGDLPERGGAQGFPCG; from the coding sequence ATGACCCCTGCTGCGCTCGACGAGCAAAGAGAGAAGTACCTCTCGCTTCTCTCCGAGAAGTTCCCCACGTGCCAGGCGGTCTACACCGAGGTCATCAACCTCGAGGCGATCCTGAACCTGCCCAAGGCCACCGAGCACTTCATCTCAGACGTCCACGGAGACTGCGAGCAGTTCGACCACATCATCAACAACTGCTCTGGCGTCATCCGCGAGCGCGTTCGCTCGGTGTTCCGCCATCGCCTTACTGCCTGCGAGCAGGCGGAGCTGTGCACCCTCATCTACTATCCGGACGAGAAGCTCCGACGCGTGGCCGAGGCCCATCTCGACACGCCCACGTGGTATCGCGAGGCGCTGGCGCAGCTCATCGAGCTCGCGCGCTACCTGTCGGACGCCTACACCCGCTCCAAGGTGCGCAAGGCCATGCCCGTAGCCTATGCCTACATCATCGACGAGCTCCTGCACGCAAGTCCCGGCGAGGCCTCGAGCCGCGCCGCCTACCACGAGCGCATCGTCGACTCCATCATCGAGACGGGCAGCGTCTGCGACTTCATCCGCAGCCTAGCCGCCCTCATCAAGCGCCTGGCCGTCGACCACGTTCACGTCGTGGGGGACCTCTTCGACCGCGGTGCGCACGGCGACGCCATCGTGGACAGGCTCATGGCCTACCATTCGCTCGACATCCAGTGGGGCAACCACGACATCTGCTGGATGGGGGCCGCGGCGGGCTCCGAGGCATGCGTGGCCACGGTGGTGCGCAACTGCGTGCACTACCAGACGCTCGACATCCTCGAGGGCTCCTACGGCATCTCCCTGCGCGAGCTCGCGCTCTTTGCCGAGAAGACCTATGCGGACGGTGACGTGCTGAGCCCTGCCGAGAAGGCCATCTCGGTCATCATGTTCAAGCTCACGGGCCAGCTCATCATGCGGCACCCGGAGTTCGACATGGCAGATCGCCTGCTGCTCGGGCACATCGACCTCGCCGCCGGAAAGGTGCGGGTGGAAGGGCGCGACCTCGAGCTTTCCACGCGCGACCTTCCCACGCTCGACCCAAAGAGCCCCTATGAGCTCACGGGCGAGGAGCGCCGCGTCGTCGATGGCCTGGTCGAGAGCTTCACGCACAGCAGGCGCCTTCGCCGCCATGTCGACTTTTTGTACGAGAAGGGCTCGGTCTACCTCGCGTACAACAACAACCTGCTGTTCCATGGCTGCGTCCCCATGAGGCCGGATGGGAGCTTCCGCCCCGTGAGGATGGGGAGCCGCCACGTGGCGGGGCGCGCCTACCTGGACGCCTGCGACCGCATGGCGCGCATCGCCTGGCACGAGCGCACGCCTGAGGCGCTCGACTGGATGTGGTACCTGTGGTGCGGCCTGGGCTCTCCGCTGTGCGGCAGGAACATCAAGACGTTCGAGCGCACGTTCGCGCTCGATCGCAGCTCGTGGGCCGAGGAGCAGGACCCCTACTTCGAGCTAGCCTGCGAGGCCCCGGCGTGCGAGCACGTGCTTGCGGAGTTTGGCCTCTCGGGTGGGGCTGCCCACATCATCAACGGGCACACCCCCGTGGCCCAGGGCAGGGGCGAGAGCCCCGTTCGCGGAGGCGGCAGGCGCCTCGTCATCGACGGCGGCTTCTGTCGCGCCTACCATTCCAAGACCGGCATCGCCGGCTACACGCTTATCGTGGACGCCCAGGGCATGCGCATCAAGGCACACCGCCCCTACGACGCCATCGGCGACGTCGTGGCAGACCGAGGCGACATCTACTCGGACGACGACCAGCTCGAGGTGAACGCGCGCCCGCTCATCGTTGCCGACACGGACACGGGCGCCCACATCCGCTCCCAGATCGACGACCTCACGGCCCTGCTCGACGCCTATCGGACGGGCGATCTCCCGGAGCGTGGAGGGGCCCAGGGTTTTCCCTGCGGATGA
- a CDS encoding RluA family pseudouridine synthase produces the protein MRLDAFLASGPDMPSRSACAKLVERGLVTINETPATSKSEKVLLGDRVRATVEEPEPLVPAGGLAPNPYIPLDIRYEDEHLIVLSKQAGLVCHPSPGHVDDTLANALVAHCGLAHLGMLQGDDRPGIVHRLDMDTSGLMLAAKDDATQKALQDLIRLRTLDRRYVTLVWGYVAADSGTIDTGIARSTRDRVRMAVSDEPGAREAITTFRVLERFEAGRRDEGYTLLECHLYTGRTHQIRVHMRHINHQVIGDPLYGRGDLAQNLGLTRQFLHSWSVAFSHPVSGETIELRDTLPAELAAVLESLENRSMGRTEAGERIVPALLGQR, from the coding sequence ATGCGGCTCGACGCGTTTCTCGCGAGCGGGCCCGACATGCCGTCGCGCTCCGCGTGCGCCAAGCTCGTCGAGCGTGGCCTCGTGACCATCAACGAGACGCCTGCGACCTCAAAGAGCGAGAAGGTGCTGCTCGGGGACCGCGTGCGGGCCACGGTCGAGGAGCCCGAGCCGCTCGTCCCTGCGGGTGGGCTTGCCCCCAACCCCTACATCCCGCTCGACATTCGCTATGAGGACGAGCACCTCATCGTGCTCTCAAAGCAGGCGGGGCTCGTGTGCCATCCCAGCCCTGGCCACGTCGACGACACGCTCGCCAACGCGCTTGTCGCCCACTGCGGCCTGGCGCACCTCGGCATGCTGCAGGGTGACGACCGTCCCGGCATCGTACACCGTCTCGACATGGACACGAGCGGCCTCATGCTTGCCGCCAAGGACGACGCCACGCAGAAGGCGCTGCAGGACCTCATCCGCCTGCGCACGCTCGACCGCCGCTATGTCACGCTCGTCTGGGGTTACGTCGCCGCCGACTCCGGCACCATCGACACCGGCATCGCGCGCTCCACGCGTGACCGCGTCCGCATGGCCGTCTCGGACGAGCCGGGCGCGCGCGAGGCCATCACGACGTTTCGCGTGCTCGAGCGCTTCGAGGCGGGCAGGCGAGACGAGGGCTACACGCTGCTCGAGTGCCACCTCTACACGGGCCGCACCCACCAGATCCGCGTGCACATGCGCCACATCAACCACCAGGTCATCGGCGACCCCCTCTACGGCCGGGGAGACCTTGCCCAGAACCTTGGCCTCACGAGGCAGTTCCTCCACTCCTGGAGCGTCGCGTTTTCGCATCCCGTCTCGGGAGAGACGATAGAGCTTCGCGACACGCTGCCCGCCGAGCTCGCCGCTGTACTAGAATCGCTCGAAAACCGGTCAATGGGCCGCACGGAGGCGGGGGAGCGCATCGTACCCGCCCTTCTCGGCCAGAGGTGA
- a CDS encoding RNA methyltransferase, translating into MGIVRLDTATDQRLDVYARLTERQLRSRLEASEGVLVAESEKVVRVAIRQGMEPLSLLLEERQLETQADLVRDVLALGHGGEVRAAAGHLSVEPTDSVPIYVLPHDEICKLVGYNVTRGVLCAMRRPAERDAAAVLDALPDARRIAVLEGVTDATNVGAAMRSAAALGIDAVLLTPACCDPLVRRAVRVSMGTVFQVPWGRFGSWPSTDDERDGMGLLRSHGFKTAALALRDDSFSLGDERLAGIDKLAMLFGTEGDGLANDTIEACDMTVRIPMQHGVDSLNVAAATAVAFWELRK; encoded by the coding sequence GTGGGCATCGTGAGGCTCGACACGGCGACAGACCAGCGACTCGACGTCTACGCCAGGCTCACGGAGCGTCAGCTCAGAAGCCGGCTCGAGGCCAGCGAGGGTGTGCTCGTCGCAGAGTCCGAGAAGGTGGTGCGCGTCGCCATCCGACAGGGCATGGAGCCGCTCTCCCTTCTGCTCGAGGAGCGCCAGCTCGAGACGCAGGCGGACCTCGTTCGCGACGTCCTTGCACTGGGCCACGGTGGCGAGGTGCGTGCCGCAGCCGGCCACCTGAGCGTGGAGCCCACGGACAGCGTGCCCATCTACGTGCTTCCCCACGACGAGATCTGCAAGCTCGTGGGCTACAACGTCACCCGCGGCGTGCTGTGCGCCATGAGAAGGCCTGCCGAGAGGGATGCCGCCGCCGTGCTGGACGCGCTTCCCGATGCGCGCAGGATCGCCGTGCTCGAGGGCGTCACGGACGCCACGAACGTGGGCGCGGCCATGAGAAGCGCCGCGGCCCTTGGCATCGACGCGGTGCTGCTCACCCCCGCCTGCTGCGACCCGCTCGTGAGGCGCGCGGTGCGCGTGAGCATGGGAACCGTGTTCCAAGTGCCGTGGGGCCGCTTTGGCTCCTGGCCGTCCACTGACGACGAGCGCGACGGCATGGGTCTTCTGCGCTCCCATGGCTTCAAGACGGCGGCACTTGCCCTCAGGGACGACTCGTTCTCACTGGGAGACGAGCGCCTTGCAGGCATCGACAAGCTCGCGATGCTGTTTGGCACCGAGGGCGACGGCCTTGCCAACGACACGATCGAGGCCTGCGACATGACCGTGCGCATCCCCATGCAGCACGGCGTCGACTCCCTGAACGTCGCCGCCGCCACCGCCGTGGCCTTCTGGGAACTCAGGAAGTAG
- the lspA gene encoding signal peptidase II, whose product MAGNSRIVAFGGVAACAVVLDQVSKAWARAALAGGPVPFIPGVLDLSLVMNTGAAFSIGSGSTWVFVILALVICALACVWVVRERDMPAGVAAALGAVAGGGVGNLIDRAVAGQVTDFFATTFIDFPVFNVADIFVTCGVVLALVLVWRWDATREGEGEA is encoded by the coding sequence GTGGCGGGCAACAGCCGCATAGTCGCGTTCGGTGGGGTCGCCGCCTGCGCCGTCGTGCTCGACCAGGTCTCCAAGGCCTGGGCGCGCGCGGCGCTCGCGGGCGGCCCCGTGCCGTTCATTCCGGGCGTTCTCGACCTGTCGCTCGTCATGAACACGGGTGCGGCCTTCTCCATAGGCTCCGGGTCCACCTGGGTCTTTGTCATCCTGGCGCTCGTCATCTGCGCGCTCGCCTGCGTGTGGGTCGTGCGCGAGCGAGACATGCCCGCTGGCGTCGCCGCTGCGCTCGGCGCCGTCGCGGGAGGCGGCGTGGGCAACCTCATCGACCGCGCCGTCGCCGGCCAGGTCACGGACTTCTTCGCGACCACCTTCATTGACTTTCCCGTCTTCAACGTCGCCGACATCTTCGTGACGTGCGGCGTCGTCTTGGCGCTCGTGCTCGTGTGGCGCTGGGACGCCACGCGAGAGGGGGAGGGCGAGGCGTGA
- a CDS encoding type II toxin-antitoxin system RelB/DinJ family antitoxin, whose protein sequence is MASITAPLNVRVDKADKEQFVSTASELGISPSSAINIFVRKFNECGGFPFDVRLDRERSNTTRLDAEAFDAFLSALDEPMPAKAQELLSRDYS, encoded by the coding sequence ATGGCTTCGATAACCGCACCGCTCAACGTGCGCGTTGACAAGGCGGACAAGGAACAGTTCGTGTCGACCGCGAGCGAGCTGGGGATCTCCCCCTCCTCCGCCATCAACATCTTTGTCAGAAAGTTCAATGAGTGCGGTGGCTTCCCCTTTGACGTCAGGCTCGACAGGGAACGCTCGAACACGACGCGCCTAGACGCCGAGGCATTTGACGCCTTCCTCTCCGCCCTCGACGAGCCCATGCCCGCCAAGGCACAGGAGCTTCTCTCGAGAGACTACTCATGA